GCCGGAGGAGATCACCGGGTCCACCGTGGGGTCGACGTCCGCGACCATCCAGGCCGTCGGCGCGGGCACCCGGGGGCAGCCCTCGCGCGCCAGCGCCAGCGGCAGCTCCAGGTCCGGGTTGACGCCGGGCACGATCCGGCGCAACAACTTCAGGATGAACGTATCTCCGTAGACGATCGACGAGTTGGACTGCTCCGCGGTCACCACGCGCGGCACCAGACCGGACCGGATGTCCTGGTCGAGGTCCCGCTCGAAGCGGAGCCCGCCGATCCGGGCCTGGGTGCGCAGCGCCTCCAAGAGCAGCTCGGCGGGCCGGGCGTCGTGCAGGGCGTCGTAGGCCGTCCGGCCGGCCAGCGGCCCCGTCGACAGGTGTCCGATCAGCGCGGGCGCCAGCCGAGGCGGCAGCGCCTCGCGCACGCCTATCAGCAGCTGGTAGCAGTCGCCGGGATGGCCGGGCGCGCCATGGGAGGGCACGAGCGGCTGGTGGGCGCGGACGAGCAGGTGGTACAGGCCCAGCTTGCCGTTGGACGGGAGCAGCTCGGTGGCCTCGACCAGCGTGAACCCGGTGACGGGACGTCCCTTGCCCGCGAACCAGCGCTGCCGCGGCAGCCACTCCCGCAGCAGCGGATCGAGGGAGGCAAGGAGGCCGGGTGGGGTGGTGACGGTGCGTGTGACGGCTTCCGACATGGCGTCGCGTCCTTTCACCCATGATTGGTGCGCCTCCGGGGCCTTCAGCAGGTGCCGGCGGCGCCCCTCCGGCTCACGCGGGTGGGCGGGGTGTTACTGATGCGTGCCCCGGGCGGGGCGGGAGAAACGCCCCGCCACGGGGGTTTGCGGCCCGCCCCGCAATTCAGGCCTCATCAGGTCGTCTCAGACCGTCTCAGGCCTCACAGGGCGTCCCTGCGCAGCCGGAACCAGTAGAACCCGTGACCTGCCAGCGTCAGCAGATACGGCAGCTCGCCGATCGCCGGGAAACGGACCCCGCCGAACAGCTCCACGGGGTGCCGCCCCTCGAAGGCGCTCAGATCCAGCTCCGTGGGCTGCGCGAAACGCGAGAAGTTGTTCACGCACAGCACCAGATCGTCCTCGTACTCCCGCAGGAACGCCAGCACCGCCGGGTTCGTCGACGGCAGCTCGGTGTACGAGCCGAGGCCGAAGGCCGGGTTCTGCTTGCGGATCTCGATCATGCGGCGGGTCCAGTGCAGCAGGGACGACGGCGAGGCCATGGACGCCTCGACGTTGGTGACCTGGTAGCCGTAGACCGGGTCCATGATCGTGGGCAGGAACAGCCGTCCCGGATCGCACGAGGAGAACCCCGCGTTGCGGTCCGGCGTCCACTGCATCGGCGTGCGTACCGCGTCGCGGTCGCCGAGCCAGATGTTGTCGCCCATGCCGATCTCGTCGCCGTAGTACAGGATCGGCGAGCCCGGCAGCGACAGCAGCAGGGCCGTGAACAGCTCGATCTGGTTGCGGTCGTTGTCCAGCAGCGGGGCGAGCCGGCGCCGGATGCCGATGTTGGCGCGCATCCGCGGGTCCTTGGCGTACTCGGCCCACATGTAGTCGCGCTCTTCGTCGGTGACCATCTCGAGCGTCAGCTCGTCGTGGTTGCGCAGGAAGATGCCCCACTGGCAGCCCGAGGGGATGGCCGGGGTCTTGGCAAGGATCTCGGAGACCGGGTAGCGGGATTCCCGCCGCACCGCCATGAAGATGCGCGGCATCACCGGGAAGTGGAAGGCCATGTGGCACTCGTCGCCGCCGCTGGGATAGTCGCCGAAGTAGTCGACGACGTCCTCCGGCCACTGGTTGGCCTCCGCCAGCAGCACCGTGTCCGGGTACTGCGCGTCGATCTCCTTGCGCACCCGCTTCAGGAAGTCGTGCGTGGCCGGGAGGTTCTCGCAGTTGGTGCCCTCCTCCTGGTACAGGTACGGCACCGCGTCCAGCCGGAAGCCGTCGATGCCCAGGTCCAGCCAGAACTTCAGCGCGGAGATCATCTCCTCCTGCACGGCCGGGTTCTCGTAGTTGAGGTCCGGCTGGTGGGAGAAGAAACGGTGCCAGTAGTACTGCTTGCGGACCGGGTCGTAGGTCCAGTTCGAGGCCTCGGTGTCGACGAAGATGATCCGCGCGTCCTGGAACTGCTTGTCGTCGTCCGCCCACACGTAGTAGTCGCCGTAGGGACCGTCGGGGTCCTTCCTCGACTCCTGGAACCACGGGTGCTGGTCGCTGGTGTGGTTCATGACGAAGTCGATGATCACGCGCATGCCGCGCTGGTGGGCGGCGTCGACGAACTCCACGAAGTCGGCCAGGTCGCCGAACTCCGGCAGCACGGCCGTGTAGTCGGAGACGTCGTAGCCGCCGTCCCGGAGCGGGGACTTGAAGAACGGCGGCAGCCACAGGCAGTCCACGCCGAGCCACTGGAGGTAGTCGAGTTTGGCGGTCAGGCCCTTCAGGTCACCGACGCCGTCGCCGTTGCTGTCCTGGAACGAGCGGACGAGTACCTCGTAGAAGACGGCGCGCTTGAACCACTCCGGGTCCCGGTCCCTGGCAGGAGTGTCCTCGAAGGTGTCCTGAACGGGTTCGTTGACGATCATGTTGTGGGTGACCCTCCGATCTGCGGGGTGGACGGTCGCAGAACCGAGAAGACATGCGCGGGCCTACGGCCCGGTTCGAGGCGCA
The genomic region above belongs to Streptomyces coeruleorubidus and contains:
- the treS gene encoding maltose alpha-D-glucosyltransferase, with amino-acid sequence MIVNEPVQDTFEDTPARDRDPEWFKRAVFYEVLVRSFQDSNGDGVGDLKGLTAKLDYLQWLGVDCLWLPPFFKSPLRDGGYDVSDYTAVLPEFGDLADFVEFVDAAHQRGMRVIIDFVMNHTSDQHPWFQESRKDPDGPYGDYYVWADDDKQFQDARIIFVDTEASNWTYDPVRKQYYWHRFFSHQPDLNYENPAVQEEMISALKFWLDLGIDGFRLDAVPYLYQEEGTNCENLPATHDFLKRVRKEIDAQYPDTVLLAEANQWPEDVVDYFGDYPSGGDECHMAFHFPVMPRIFMAVRRESRYPVSEILAKTPAIPSGCQWGIFLRNHDELTLEMVTDEERDYMWAEYAKDPRMRANIGIRRRLAPLLDNDRNQIELFTALLLSLPGSPILYYGDEIGMGDNIWLGDRDAVRTPMQWTPDRNAGFSSCDPGRLFLPTIMDPVYGYQVTNVEASMASPSSLLHWTRRMIEIRKQNPAFGLGSYTELPSTNPAVLAFLREYEDDLVLCVNNFSRFAQPTELDLSAFEGRHPVELFGGVRFPAIGELPYLLTLAGHGFYWFRLRRDAL